A section of the Naumovozyma dairenensis CBS 421 chromosome 5, complete genome genome encodes:
- the MRX11 gene encoding Mrx11p (similar to Saccharomyces cerevisiae YPL041C; ancestral locus Anc_8.489), which yields MSARFYSKNMMLSVSEGLGQYNKHNFFIKDLGLFIKCDLLYITNRSRFCSTMFQNLLRTNVKGSLCNFQVPSRLLVTSFRQQQPNTNGITFRLCYSTKPEITKDQRRKDEYNDKLHKMIKKSKVLTRLNDNPKFSHYFNRLSETGTIPTVTSFLLLHELTAIAPLLLLWWIFYNLDFEGESTSFELPDYIHDLLERCNKAIDKLVGDKYDGKFDRKKLVLTGAISYTIVKLLYPARILLSLWGAPYFGRWMMIPFQRLKMYLKK from the coding sequence ATGTCCGCTCGCTTCTATAGCAAAAATATGATGCTGTCAGTTAGTGAAGGGCTAGGtcaatataataaacacaatttttttatcaaaGACTTAGGCTTATTTATCAAGTGTGatctattatatattacaaATCGTTCTCGATTCTGCTCAACCATGTTTCAAAACCTATTAAGAACTAACGTGAAAGGATCGCTATGTAACTTCCAGGTTCCGTCAAGGTTACTAGTTACTAGTTTCAGACAACAGCAACCGAATACGAATGGGATTACATTTCGACTCTGCTATAGTACCAAGCCGGAAATAACAAAGGATCAAAGGAGGAAAGATGAATACAACGACAAATTGCATAAAATGATCAAAAAATCGAAAGTACTAACGAGACTAAATGATAACCCTAAATTTTCGCATTATTTCAATCGATTATCAGAAACTGGTACAATTCCGACGGTAACttctttcttattattacatGAATTGACTGCAATTGCTCCATTACTCTTACTATGGTGGATTTTTTATAACTTAGACTTTGAAGGAGAATCTACATCATTTGAGTTACCTGACTATATTCATGATTTACTTGAAAGATGTAACAAAGCAATTGATAAGCTTGTTGGTGATAAATATGACGGTAAATTTGACAGGAAAAAACTTGTTTTGACAGGTGCTATATCTTATACAATTGTCAAGTTGTTGTATCCTGCAAGAATTTTACTGAGTCTGTGGGGCGCACCATATTTTGGGAGATGGATGATGATTCCTTTTCAAAGGCTAAAAATGTActtaaaaaaatga